In Prunus dulcis chromosome 1, ALMONDv2, whole genome shotgun sequence, the following are encoded in one genomic region:
- the LOC117615078 gene encoding serine/threonine-protein kinase STY46-like, with protein sequence MNHQKKKGGALFGWSPQSSSAKQATATTTTGCCGGIHGCSSLEAINVVPPTNQNSTSKLELQVAELEKKVLKEKELRAVYKKRMERTQDYLRYCLQVAQDNGFLDLIHNYNNNMGPQSGLLSPNILTPNTSPRLPTTPLYQPSDLVVLIDQAHLNGWYIHPEEIEFEEKIGQGSTAHIYKGTWHGLDVAIKCIYPDFFESNENGISFFAQELDTLCRQRHRYVLQLMGACLDPPNYAWVVTEFLGTTLKEWLHGPGNRQRERMIPLPLLKERLDRALEISQAMQYLHGQKPKVIHRDLKPSNIFLDDAMHVRVADFGHARFLSDEEKALTGETGTYVYMAPEVIQCEPYNEKCDVYSFGIILNELLTGNYPYIETDYGPTKIAMEVVEANLRPRLPDDDGQFRELIDLICLSWDGDASVRPSFATITYSLKDLQNRIL encoded by the exons ATGAACCATCAGAAGAAAAAGGGCGGCGCGTTGTTTGGGTGGTCTCCTCAGTCGAGCAGTGCAAAGCAAGCGACGGCGACAACAACAACGGGATGCTGTGGAGGGATTCATGGCTGCTCAAGCTTGGAGGCAATTAACGTTGTTCCTCCTACGAACCAAAATTCAACCTCTAAATTGGAGCTGCag GTAGCTGAACTTGAAAAGAAAGTCCTTAAGGAGAAAGAACTTCGGGCGGTGTACAAGAAGAGGATGGAAAGAACACAAGATTATCTGAGGTACTGCCTACAAGTGGCCCAAGATAATGGATTCTTGGACCTCATTCACAACTACAACAATAATATGGGTCCACAATCAGGCCTTCTCTCCCCCAATATTCTCACTCCCAATACCAGCCCTCGATTGCCAACCACTCCTCTATACCAACCGTCGGATCTAGTCGTTCTCATTGATCAAGCCCACCTAAACGGATGGTATATCCATCCGGAAGAG ATTGAATTCGAAGAGAAAATAGGGCAGGGGAGCACGGCTCACATATACAAAGGAACATGGCATGGGCTTGATGTGGCAATCAAATGCATATACCCAGATTTCTTTGAATCGAATGAGAACGGTATCTCGTTTTTCGCACAAGAGCTCGACACATTATGCCGGCAGCGCCATAGATATGTACTTCAACTAATGGGCGCATGCCTCGATCCTCCTAACTATGCATGGGTGGTGACAGAGTTCTTGGGCACAACACTCAAGGAGTGGCTCCATGGCCCTGGCAACAGGCAAAGAGAGAGGATGATTCCACTTCCTCTGTTGAAAGAACGGTTGGATCGGGCATTGGAGATTTCTCAAGCCATGCAGTATTTACATGGGCAAAAGCCGAAGGTGATTCACCGCGACCTCAAACCTAGCAACATATTTTTGGACGATGCCATGCATGTAAGGGTTGCGGATTTTGGTCACGCTCGGTTCTTGAGTGACGAAGAGAAGGCCCTCACTGGTGAAACAG GAACTTATGTGTACATGGCACCGGAGGTGATCCAATGCGAGCCTTATAATGAAAAATGCGATGTGTACAGTTTTGGGATAATACTCAATGAGCTTTTAACTGGAAATTATCCATACATTGAGACAGATTATGGTCCCACCAAG aTTGCGATGGAAGTTGTGGAGGCTAACCTAAGGCCAAGGCTTCCTGATGATGATGGGCAATTTCGGGAGCTAATTGACCTAATTTGCCTTTCATGGGATGGAGATGCTTCTGTGAGACCATCTTTTGCCACCATTACTTACAGTCTCAAGGATCTTCAAAACAGAATATTATAG
- the LOC117614030 gene encoding protein BIG GRAIN 1-like A, translating into MSRWENTQRDDRYRREKNNPSFSSSLLDKIYSSIDEGDPRNRGDSKFYKDTMQPKKQSKSGVKTSRAVEEDEMASLRRACLIEKWMEKKVSEKVGTQRRQYLTELDRKPDHDHDRDLDGLFFSSTSSSSDSSSGGFSSSDAESMYGSKPRSSCFAPPRPKPVRTSVSARSAKTEEKIEIKTERKQRTLFYEQREVHMFDDYHYSCASEPTPKLEEGIIKSKSRALKIYNNLKKVKQPISPGGKVANFLNSIFTTGQSKKTKSTSSIEGYKDASAEKKLKSGQASTCSSASSFSRSCLSKNSPSTREKLRNGVKRSVHFYPVSVIVDQDCRPCGHKCLYEREDQSLMPVTVPTAWKIGRSPSRKAEEELKLKVLEKNRQVEEAAREVLRDCHRNQVKKDSVSRDYNYVDDEDDAASCSSSDLFELDHLKVIGKERYLEELPVYETTHVRTNRAIANGLIM; encoded by the coding sequence ATGTCGAGGTGGGAAAACACACAGAGAGACGATAGATACAGGCGTGAAAAGAATAACCCATCTTTCTCTTCCAGTCTTCTGGACAAAATTTACAGCTCAATTGACGAGGGTGACCCCAGAAACCGCGGGGACTCAAAGTTTTATAAAGACACAATGCAGCCAAAGAAACAGAGCAAAAGTGGCGTGAAAACCAGCAGAGCTGTTGAAGAAGACGAGATGGCCAGCCTTCGCCGAGCTTGTTTGATAGAAAAATGGATGGAGAAGAAGGTTAGCGAGAAGGTTGGAACACAGAGAAGGCAGTATCTCACCGAATTGGATAGAAAACCAGACCATGACCATGATCGTGATCTTGATGGTCTGTTTTTCAGCTCCACTTCTAGCTCTTCTGATTCAAGCTCTGGTGGGTTCTCATCCTCGGATGCTGAATCCATGTACGGCTCTAAACCAAGATCCTCATGTTTCGCTCCGCCGAGGCCCAAGCCGGTTCGCACCAGCGTCTCTGCTCGATCGGCAAaaacagaagagaaaatagaGATAAAAACAGAGAGGAAACAGAGGACTCTGTTTTACGAACAGAGGGAAGTGCATATGTTTGACGATTATCATTACAGTTGTGCCTCAGAGCCGACTCCAAAGCTTGAGGAAGGTATAATCAAGTCCAAATCAAGGGCCTTGAAGATTTATAACAATCTCAAAAAGGTGAAACAACCGATTTCACCGGGCGGTAAGGTTGCGAATTTCCTCAATTCAATCTTCACCACAGGGCAAtccaagaaaacaaagagcACGTCATCAATTGAAGGGTACAAGGATGCTAGTGCagagaaaaaattgaagtcGGGGCAAGCCTCAACTTGTTCATCAGCCTCTTCATTTTCCAGATCATGTTTAAGCAAGAACTCGCCTTCTACGAGGGAAAAACTGCGAAATGGGGTTAAGAGATCGGTTCATTTTTATCCAGTGAGTGTGATTGTTGACCAAGATTGTAGGCCGTGTGGGCACAAATGTTTGTACGAAAGAGAAGATCAAAGCCTAATGCCTGTCACAGTCCCAACTGCATGGAAAATTGGCAGGTCACCGTCGAGAAAAGCAGAGGAAGAGCTTAAGCTCAAAGTGTTGGAGAAAAACAGGCAAGTAGAAGAAGCAGCCAGAGAGGTTTTGAGAGATTGCCATCGCAACCAAGTTAAGAAGGATTCAGTGAGCAGAGATTATAATTAtgttgatgatgaagatgatgcgGCTAGTTGTTCAAGTTCGGATCTTTTCGAGCTCGATCACCTTAAGGTGATTGGGAAAGAAAGGTATCTTGAAGAACTTCCTGTGTATGAAACCACCCATGTTCGTACAAATCGTGCCATTGCTAATGGCTTAATAATGTAG